Proteins encoded within one genomic window of Candidatus Binatia bacterium:
- a CDS encoding DUF1028 domain-containing protein produces MSVPDGGLGRRALPAAAALLLFAALLPAPARATFSIVAFDSTTQELGVAVQSRAFSVGMAVPWAEAGVGAIATQATTNESFGPKGLALLRGAPGRAGRPARRLSAVEALRTLLAADSGASHRQVGIVDAKGRSAAHTGKDCNPWAGSRTGPGYSIQGNILAGEAVVADMERAYLTTKGELSQRLLAALQAGQAAGGDKRGQQSAAILVVRPSDEFPEYRERYVDLRVEDAKEPIRELVRVFGILEAQRLAEAHLRFAEMYDKKGKKDLARIERERVGEALQRALDRGENDASNLNGLAWTCATNGVYLDQALQAAQRAVDLEPKNTGILDTLAEVHFRMGHADKAVEVESRALAVEPGNNYLTDQLRRFQSGQK; encoded by the coding sequence GTGAGCGTTCCGGACGGGGGGCTCGGGCGACGAGCACTCCCGGCCGCGGCCGCGCTCCTTCTGTTCGCCGCCCTGCTGCCCGCGCCAGCGCGCGCCACTTTCTCCATCGTCGCCTTCGACTCGACCACGCAGGAGCTGGGCGTCGCCGTCCAGTCGCGCGCCTTCAGCGTGGGGATGGCGGTGCCGTGGGCCGAGGCGGGCGTCGGGGCGATCGCGACGCAGGCCACCACGAACGAATCGTTCGGTCCCAAGGGACTGGCGCTCCTGCGCGGTGCTCCGGGTCGCGCGGGCCGCCCCGCGCGCCGGCTGTCCGCGGTCGAGGCGCTGCGCACGCTCCTCGCCGCCGATTCGGGGGCGTCGCACCGGCAGGTCGGGATCGTGGACGCCAAGGGGCGGAGCGCCGCGCACACGGGGAAGGACTGCAACCCGTGGGCGGGGAGCCGCACCGGCCCCGGCTACTCGATCCAGGGGAACATCCTCGCCGGCGAGGCGGTGGTCGCCGACATGGAGCGCGCCTACCTCACGACGAAGGGAGAGCTGTCCCAGCGCCTGCTCGCCGCGCTCCAGGCGGGTCAGGCCGCGGGGGGCGACAAGCGCGGACAGCAGTCGGCCGCGATCCTGGTCGTCCGCCCCAGCGACGAGTTCCCCGAGTACCGCGAGCGCTACGTGGATCTTCGCGTCGAGGACGCGAAGGAACCGATCCGGGAGCTGGTGCGCGTTTTCGGCATCCTCGAGGCGCAGCGGCTGGCCGAGGCGCACCTTCGCTTCGCCGAGATGTACGACAAGAAAGGGAAGAAGGACCTGGCCCGGATCGAGCGCGAGCGCGTGGGCGAAGCGCTCCAGCGCGCCCTGGACCGCGGCGAGAACGACGCCTCGAACCTGAACGGGCTCGCCTGGACCTGCGCCACCAACGGCGTCTATCTGGATCAGGCGCTCCAGGCGGCCCAGAGAGCCGTCGATCTGGAGCCGAAGAACACGGGCATCCTCGATACCCTGGCCGAGGTGCATTTCCGGATGGGACACGCCGACAAGGCGGTGGAAGTGGAGTCGCGCGCCCTCGCGGTGGAGCCGGGAAACAACTACCTGACCGATCAGCTGCGCCGTTTCCAGTCCGGGCAGAAATAG